Within Epilithonimonas zeae, the genomic segment GCTTCTACAACATCACAAACTGGGTGGATGGTACAGTTACTTACATTAGAAGACGAAGGACAAGTAAACAATGGTCAAAAAGTTAATGTAAGTATTAACTATAAAAAAGCAGCAACCGTTGCAGGGACATTATATATCTCCTACATGATTTATGATGAAGTAGAAGACACTTGGAGCATTGTTAATGTTAGTTCTGGTACAGCTTTAACAACTGCCGCTATAACAACTTGTCAAACTCTTACTGCCACTATCCCTGCAGGAGCTTTACAACCAGGTAAAGTTTATGGCATAGGTGCTTGGTTCGTAAAAACTACAGGTAATGCGGGTGGTAACATTTATGTAGATAACATTTCTATCGCACAAGAAACTGTTACAACAGTACCTTCATGCACAACTTTTGTTGGACTTAATAACGGTTCTGTGGTTTCTGCAGGAAATTATGCCCTTACTTGGAATGCAGCTGCCAATGCTGTTAATTATAAAGTAACCGTAGGAACTACTCCTGGCGGCTCCGATGTTTTTAATGGAACAGCAGAAGGAACAACAAGCAATATCGTGTTAACTCCTAATACAACTTATTATACTAAAGTTACTCCTAGCAATTTGAACGGAGACGCAACAGGATGTCAGGAAATTACATTCAGTACAAACTCTTCTGTAGCACATTGCGGACCATTAACTTCTAGTGCTCCAGCAGCTATTGCACCAATTAAGTCTGTAACTTTTGCCGGTGTTACTAATACATCTGATCCGACAGCAACAGGTATTGGTTCTTATCCTGTACACCAAGACTTCACTACTGTAGAATTCCCAGTTTTAAACAATGTAGCTACTGTTCCTGTAACAATACTAGGAGGTACTAATGGAAATGCAGCAAATGGATGGGCAGCATCTGTATTTATTGATTGGAATAACGATGGAGATTTTGATGATGCTGGAGAAGCATATTTTAATACTTTCGCTTCAAAACTTTACGCAGGAGGCGTTACATCTAATCCTGTGACATTAACAGGAAACATCACAATTCCTGCGGGAACTAGCTTAGGAAAGAAATTTATGAGAATCAAGTATAATTTCCAATCTCCGAATGCAACTACTTTGAATACACCATTACAAACAGGTTGTTCTAATATGATCAATGGTCAGGTAGAAGATTACACTATTGATTATAAGGAATTTATGGCCGTTTCTGATGTAAATAAAAAAGGAGTTTCTGTTTACCCTAACCCATTCACAGATGTTCTTAATATCTCTGATGTAAAAGGTGTTAAATCAGTTTCTGTAAATGACATCTCTGGTAGAGAAGTTAAAACTCTTGCTCCAGCAGCAGAACTTAATCTTTCTAGCTTAAAAACAGGTCTTTACATCGTAAACCTTAAGATGGAAGATGGAAGCGTTAAAACTTTCAAAGCTATCAAAAAATAATTCTTAGAATTATAAATAATTTTAATCCCATCTCTTAACGAGATGGGATTTTTATTTACTAACAAAAGCAAACTTGCTCTTTTAAGGGCAATGCTTACTCTATTTAATAACAAATTATCCTTTTTTATATCAAGCTTTGAAACAAAACATGATTTTTTAAAATATATAGAAATTTGATGATAAAAAATACCCTGCGAAAATCACAGGGTATTTTTTTATTTATAAGAACTTGTATTACCAAATTTTAATTCTCTCTTCTGGTTTCTTGTAAAGCTTATCGCCTTCTTTTACATCGAATGCTTTATAGAAAGCTTCCGTATTAACCAAAGGACCAAAACTTCTGAAGAACCCTGGAGAGTGCGGATCTGTCTTAACTTGGTTAGTTAAATATTTATCTGTTGATAAAGTTCTCCAAACTGTTGCCCAGCTTAAGAAAAACCTCTGATCCGGCGTATAGCCATCAATTTTGCCTGGATTTCCTTTATCTTTAAGATACATTTGTAATGCATCATAAGCGATATTTACACCACCTAAGTCAGCGATATTTTCTCCATTGGTAAAGGTTCCATTCACGTGAACATCTTTTGCAGGTTCATATTTATCGTACTGTGCCGCTAAACTTTTTGTCGCTTTTTCGAAGTTAGTTTTATCCTCAGCAGTCCACCAATCCGTTAAATTTCCATCACCATCAAACTGAGCACCACTATCATCAAAACCGTGTGTCATTTCGTGTCCGATAACCGCTCCGATTCCTCCAAAATTCACTGCTGCGTCTGCATCTGGATTGAAGAAAGGTGGTTGAAGAATTGCAGCAGGGAAAACGATTTCGTTATTTACAGGATTGTAGTAAGCATTCACCGTTTGTGGAGACATCCCCCATTCCGTTTTATCAACTGGCTTTCCTACTTTTTCTATTTCTTTGTCATAATGCCAGCTTTCAACATTCTTTAAATTTGAATATAAAGAACCGCCATCTTTATCAGACTTCAGAACCAATTTAGAATAGTCTTTCCATTTGTCCGGATAAGCAATCTTCACTGTAAATTTGTTCAATTTTTCAAGTGCTTTTTGCTTAGTTGTAGAAGACATCCAAGTCAGACCATTGATGTGAACACCGAAACTTTTCTTAAGATAATCGATGTAAGTTAACATTTGAGCTTTAGCTTCTGGCGTGAAATATTTCTCAACATAAACCTTTCCGAAAGCTTCACCAAGCACACCATTGATAAGAGACAACGCTCTTTTGTTAAGTGCTCTTTGCTCTTGCTGACCCTGAAGATATTTGCTGTAGAAATCGAACTTCATATCGTCCAATTTCTGATTAAGATAACCCGCACTTCCGGAAGTCAAATGGAATTTAAGATAATCCTTAATCAAAGGAATATTTTTCTCCGTTAAGAAAGTATCAAGATTTTTATAATAATTAATCTCACCAATGATTACCTTATCGGTTTTCACACCAACTTCAGCAAGATACTTTGGAAGATCGATGTTCTTCACCAAAGTTTTAAGTTCTGGTAAAGTCTTAGGGTTGTACTGAAGATTAGCATCACGGATTTGCTCATTCGTCAATAATGTCTTTGCCATTTTCTTTTCGAAATCAACAATTTGTCCCGCAGCAACATCCGCATTTTTATAACCAATTTCGGTTAGAACTTTAGCTACATATTTTTTATATTCAGCGATAGTTTCGGTATTCTTTGGAGATTCTTTTTGATAATAATCTCTACCAAGACCAAATGATGCATCACCAAGATAAACCGCATTCATTTTAGAATTCTTAAGGTCACCATCTACACCCCAGCCGTAAAATGCGTTATCACTTCTCTTAGTCGCTTCGGCAAGATATTTTTGTAAATCATTCAGATTCTTAATCGCATCAATTTTCGCCAAATCAGCTTTAATTGGATTAAGTCCATCAGCATTACGCTTATTCATATCCATATAGGTTTCATAAAGCGCCTGAATTTTCTGACCTTCTGAACCAGCTGCGAATTTTTCTTTCAAAATGTTATCCAACAGTCCCAAAGAATTATTATCAGTCGTTTCTCTAAGTTGAGTAAAAGAACCCCAACTTGGTTTGTCTGCAGGAATTTTTGCAGTTTTCATCCAAGTTCCATTCACATAATTGTAGAAATCGTCTTGAGGACGCACAGATGTGTCCATATAATTAAGCTCCAAAGCAGCTTGTTTGGTTTGTGCAAAAGCAACATTAAATAATGAAGCCAACATCAATGCACTAAGAGAGATCTTTTTCATTTTTGATTGTAATATTTAGTTTTGATGAGTAGTTTAATTTTGCTATTTGTTACAAAAATTTGTAATTATTTTTGACATTAAACATCACTAAGAAAACAATTACTTTATTGTTTAAATATCAGACAATTAAATCTTTAAACAAATCTCAAAAACATATCGTTTTTATTTTTTTATTTAATTCCAGAAAGATATAGGATTTTAATATGCAGAATTATATTTTTACAGTAAAAACATAATTTAATTTCTTTTCAAATGCATCATAATTTATTATTGATCCTGGCATTACTTTTCTCTGTTTTTATGATGGTAATGGTAGCAAAAAAAATGAAAATCGCTTATCCTATTTTTTTGGTTTTAGCAGGTTTAATCATTAGCCTTTTACCTGGAATTCCCGAGATAGAATTAGACCCAGAACTGGTTTTTCTGATTTTCTTACCACCATTATTATACGAAGCCGCTTGGTACACTTCCTGGAACGACTTTTGGAAATGGAAAAGACCAATCGCTTTACTAGCTTTCGGATTAGTATTCGCAACGTCATTGATTATCGCTTATCTTTCTCAGGCATTAATTCCGGGATTCACTTTGGCATTAGGATTTTTATTAGGCGGCATCGTTTCGCCACCGGATGCTGTTGCAGCAACAACCGTGTTGAAAGGATTACCAGTTCCGAAAAGAATCATCAGTATTTTGGAAGGTGAAAGCCTTGTGAATGATGCTTCATCTTTGATTGTATTTCGTTTTGCTTTGGCAGCTATTCTGACAGGAAGTTTTTCTATGCACGAGGCCACAGGACAGTTCTTTCTGGTAGCGGGGATGGGAATCGTGGTTGGATTGATTGGAGCAGGAATTATGTATCTCATTCATCGTTACTTGCCAACTACATCAGCCATTGATGCCGCTTTGACGATTATGACGCCCTATATTTTGTATCTCGGTGCAGAACAATTTCACTTTTCAGGCGTAATGGCCGTTGTAACTGGCGGACTTTTCATCTCCTACAGATCGCACGAAATTTTCAAAAACGGAAATACACGCCTCAATATGTTAGGCGTTTGGACAACCGTGATTTTCGTTATGAATGCTATGGTTTTCATCTTAATTGGATTATCACTACCTTCAATCATCCGAGGATTAGAAGAAGCATCTTTGATCCAAGGAATCAAATACGGTGTTATTATAAGTGCAGTTGTCATCGCCATCAGATTTTTATGGATTTATCCCGCTGCTTTTGTTCCAAGATGGCTTTTCAAATCTGTAAGAAAAGAACAGTCTCCTGGCTGGAAAGGTCCTCTTGTAATTGGCTGGGCCGGAATGCGTGGTGTGGTATCATTAGCAACCGCTCTTTCCATTCCTTTTGTGATGGATGACGGAAGTCCTTTCCCTCACAGGAATTTAATTTTATTAATTACATTCATTGTCATTTTTATAACCTTAGTTGTACAAGGATTGACATTGCCTTTCATTGTCAGAAAACTGAATATGCCATCAATGGATGTCGTCCTTCCACAAGAACAACAGGAAGCCCAAATCCAAATCAGATTAAATAGATTGGCGCTTAATCACATCAATTCAAATTATGGTGATGTCGTGAACAAAAGCAATCTTTTGAAAAATTATCATTCTCAGATTTCTATCGAAACAGAAAACACAGAGAATCAATTAGACCTTTTGGAATGTAACAATTGCACTACTCAGGAGATTGATAAATTTGCTGAAATTTTAAAAGAAATCTATGCAAAACAAAGAATTGATATTTTCCAAATGAGACGCGAGAAGTATTATGATGATGAGGAAATCCGGAAAGCGGAATTACAACTTGATCTCAATGATTTGAAATTAAATCCAAACTTTCATTAATAAAAAAACTCTTCCTAATTGGAAGAGTTTTTTTGGTTGTTCAAATTGTTTTAGAGAACAATATTATTCTGAGGAAGAATTGGCGCCGGTAAATCTTTTTCGTCCAACATATCTCTCATATCAATTTCGATCGTTCGGCTGATTTGTGTAATGGGAATATCATTAGCACTTCCCTCAAAAGGATTCACTGAACTTTCACCTACTGTATCTAAGGTGTGAAAAGCCCAAGTGATCATCGCTGCAAAAGGAATATTAAACCAAATTGTAAAGCCTTCCAAAAAAGTTCCGTCGCCTAATTTATCCATTTCTTTCAAAAGACCAAAAGGTGCGAGAACCACAAAAATAAAAAGTAAATATGTAGTAATTGAAGCAAAATTCCTTGGGTAAGGGAAATTCTTAATTCGCTCTGCCTTACCTTGATTATCCGTAAATTTTATAATCGATTGTTGCAAAAGTGTCCATTGGAAATCATTGATTTTTCCTTCCTTTTTCAGTTTAGCAAAATCTTCAGATTGCAAAGCTGTCAGTTGTGTTGCTTTGTTTTTTTTGGAAAGAATATATTGATGTTCTTCAGTAGACAAGAAAGATTTTAATTCATCGGAAAGATTAGAGTTAAGTTCAGGAATTTCGTACCTGCCTTTTCTGAAATTAGAATTACCGTCATTATCGACATTTTCCCACGATCTCGGTTCTCTTAATTGGAACCTCACAGCCGTCAACCACGCAAAATGGCGGTAAAAAATCCTCTTAACTACATCAGATTCTTTCCCTCCCAATGCATCCCGAACAGAATAAGCAAAACTTCGACTATCATTGATAATCGCACCATAGATTTGCCTTGCTTCCCAAATACGATTATAACTCGCATTATTTTTAAATCCTACAATAAAAGCCACCGCAGTTGCAATAATTGCGATAGGCTGCCAAGGCAAGGCTAAAAACTTCCATCCGAAGTAATACAGAACCGTAGCAATAGAAGAGATAATGAACAGACAAAAAGTAGCTTGCTTGGTCCATTTGAAGAACTCTAAAGGGGAATATCGTTTTCCTGTATGCATTTGTTTTTTTTGATAAAAATATTATTTTTTTTGATGAATAAAAACTACATATACAGAAAATAAGAAACCGTCATAATGTTGTGCAAGCATTTATAATATTCGTAACAAAAGTCGCCTTCAAGTTCTTGCAAATAACATAGTCCTTCGGATATAAGTATTTATTGTCGGAATAACTTTTTCTTTTCCTGTAATCGTTATTCCGTAAGGTTAACTTTCAAATTTCTGTCAATTCCTAATTGATTGTTAGTTTCGGGGCTTTGCTTAATTGTTATACTTCATATTAAAAGCCAAACAGCACCGGCTATTAAAACAATACCGAAAATAAAAATGGTTACCCTAAATGCTTTTCGACCAAACCAAAAGCCAATAGGATTTTTTACCGAGCTGTAGGGTGGGTCGTAAAACCAGTTCCAGTTACCAATTGCCGACCAAGCAAAGAAAATCCCCAACATCACTGCAAAATATTCGAAACCGTGCTTTTGATCAGAGATGTACTGTTGTGCCTGTTCTAAATAATCCATTGTGATACCATATTTTGTTCAGCAAGAATTTTAAGAGTATGAGTTCACACAAAGGATTTGATCAGCATTATCGTAAAACAAAACAGTGTCATTTCCGTCGGTAAAAAATTCAAAACCAATTATTTTTCCAATTACTTCAAAATCATCAACATTCTGGATTTTAGGCTTTTCATAATAGTTTAAAGTTCCTTTTAGCTCGTCCGTAGTTTCGTCATACACAATTGGACTAATCTTATCACTATCTGGCCAACCATCTATTACTCCTCTAAATGCGCCAAATTCTTTAGTCAATTCGAAGTTTAATTTGTTGATCGAAAATTCGTAAAATGTTTGTATGTAATAATCAGCATCAAACTCTTCATCGGCTTCAACGTTTAGATTTTTCTTTTGTTGTTCGATGTAAACTTCTGTTTGTGTTTTAGTTTCTAAATAAAGTTTCCCGTTACGGTCGAAGTCATTTTGTAATCCCTCAAATATGCTTTTTGCCTTATCAGAGCCTTTGTAAAGTTTGGTGTTGCCTTTAAATTTGTATTTATTTTCTACAACGTCAAAAAGTGTATAACCGAAAGTATTATATGCTGTTTCAAAACTTTCGTCCATCCACAGCCCGTTAGAGGAGATAAAATGAAATACTTTATTAGGATATTTCTCAAGCGACACAGTACATAAAGGGTAAAAAATTCCTTTAAGCGTCTCGTCTGCAAATACTTCATCAAAGTTTGGATATAGGTCAATTTTCATTTGTCTATGCGTTTTGTTTTTGCTTTGTGGTTAAAATTTTGGGACTTTGCTATTGGCGGGCTTCGTAAGCCAAACATTTTTGGGAAGCACACTTGTTATGTACAGTTCTAGTTTTTTTTCGGTTTTAAACCAATTTGTTGTCTGATATATTGCCTAAAAGTTTTTTTGGTTATTTCTATTTCAACGTCTTCGTGCCAAAATTCAATTACTTCATCGTTCGGATTTGATAAATCGAAGCCAGCTAAATCTCCCGACAAATTGTCTCCGAAGAATTTATAGTTAGCTGAGATATTTAGATAAGCTTCTCCAAGTCCAAGTTCTTCCAAGCTTGTTGGCGCAGAATAAATCATATAAGTTCCGTCACCAAAACTTCCCCAGCCAATTTCTTTTAAATACGTCCAATAATCTTCGGGAACGTTTAGATATTCACCTTTGATTTTATTAATCGTAAATTCATCATAAGTTTCTCGCTGTCCATTGCACTCATCATCAGAATCTTCAGTTTTCTGCAAATACTCAATTTCTTCTGTAAATAACTTCGAATTATCCATTACTTTAATTACTTTGTTAACTAATTCCGGTTTATTGTTACGACGGTTCACTTAAATCTCTTTTAAAAAACCAAGATTTCCAGGCCGGATTTAACATTGGTTTATCTATTTATTCCCAGACAAAGTCTTCGGTTCCATTTTAGATTTATTTTAAATCAAAACCATATATAATTTGCAGAGAATGGTTTATGATTCCAAAATGTTCAATATTTTTAATTAACCATTTTCACACCTTCTGAAATATTTTCTTTTTTTATCAATTCGCCTTTTAAGCTATAAACATATCGATATTCATCTTTGTACGCCTTGATTTCATTTTCTTCCACATAAATACTTTCGAACTCAAAAGGAAGAATTGGATTGAGTTTGTAATCAAGCACACCAAATTTTTCATTATTCGAAGCGACCATAACCGTTTTATACAAATCCATCAAAGAATATTTTGTCAGAGGAACAATTAACTGATTGTCTTGATTGATAACGCTTGTCTTGTTTTCAGTTCGAACAATTGCTAGAAATCCTTTTCCATCAGGCATAGTTGAACCGATAAAATCGTATTGGAACGGAATGATAATTTTGTTTAAATGGTTGATGACTCCATATTTGTTCTTTTTTTGAGCTCGAATTCTGTTTTTGTCATCGATTTCTAAAGTGCTGTATTCAATGGGAATTACAATTTCATTTTTATCATTTACAGTTCCGTACAAATTGTTTTTTATTACGTAAATCACACTGTCTCCTACACCAATTCCTTCATAATCATTGTTGAGATCAATGATGAAATTGCCTTTACCATCCAGCAATCCGAACTTTTCTGTTCCCGGAATGTGATTTTGATCTCTTCTTCCATATTCGTCAAATTTATGTTCAGCTTTTGAAACCAAATAATAACCGTCTGTGTTGTAAGAAGCCGAGCAAAATTGAGGTTTTACGACATTCGTGCCATCTTCCAGGTAATATCCGAGATGACCTGTTTGTCTGTCATTTGCGGGATATAATTCGGGAACGGCTTGCGCACTGATAGATAAATGAATTAATAGATGAACGAAAAACAAATAAATTTTCATAGATGTTTCAAATATTTAATTGATCGATGTGAGTAGCTTCACCTTTTTTAAGTCGCTGAAAAAAAGCGTGTACTGAGTTTTTTCTTCAGAATTTACCTTGAAAGAAATATTTTTTGTGCAACGGATTGGAACACTTCTTAAGTGACAGAGGTATAAAAAGTAAAATTGTAGTAAATAAATTTCATCTGTTATGTTTTTAATTATTTTCTATTTAAATATAAGAATTTTATAGTAATAGAAACTGTAATTAATCAAAATTAAAGTACAGAACAAATTTGTTCTCGTTTTTGTGAGTATCAATGTTTTTATTATTTCAAAAGTCAGAAGTTTGAAACATCTGCATTTTCTGTAGCCTTTTCATCATTTCTGAAATTTTTTCCAGAAATG encodes:
- a CDS encoding GEVED domain-containing protein translates to MKKILFSCLLALGVCANAQINHIGDFEADTNIGQYGQFGTGTITAAAACGGSLGGQLAIASTTSQTGWMVQLLTLEDEGQVNNGQKVNVSINYKKAATVAGTLYISYMIYDEVEDTWSIVNVSSGTALTTAAITTCQTLTATIPAGALQPGKVYGIGAWFVKTTGNAGGNIYVDNISIAQETVTTVPSCTTFVGLNNGSVVSAGNYALTWNAAANAVNYKVTVGTTPGGSDVFNGTAEGTTSNIVLTPNTTYYTKVTPSNLNGDATGCQEITFSTNSSVAHCGPLTSSAPAAIAPIKSVTFAGVTNTSDPTATGIGSYPVHQDFTTVEFPVLNNVATVPVTILGGTNGNAANGWAASVFIDWNNDGDFDDAGEAYFNTFASKLYAGGVTSNPVTLTGNITIPAGTSLGKKFMRIKYNFQSPNATTLNTPLQTGCSNMINGQVEDYTIDYKEFMAVSDVNKKGVSVYPNPFTDVLNISDVKGVKSVSVNDISGREVKTLAPAAELNLSSLKTGLYIVNLKMEDGSVKTFKAIKK
- a CDS encoding M13 family metallopeptidase; the protein is MKKISLSALMLASLFNVAFAQTKQAALELNYMDTSVRPQDDFYNYVNGTWMKTAKIPADKPSWGSFTQLRETTDNNSLGLLDNILKEKFAAGSEGQKIQALYETYMDMNKRNADGLNPIKADLAKIDAIKNLNDLQKYLAEATKRSDNAFYGWGVDGDLKNSKMNAVYLGDASFGLGRDYYQKESPKNTETIAEYKKYVAKVLTEIGYKNADVAAGQIVDFEKKMAKTLLTNEQIRDANLQYNPKTLPELKTLVKNIDLPKYLAEVGVKTDKVIIGEINYYKNLDTFLTEKNIPLIKDYLKFHLTSGSAGYLNQKLDDMKFDFYSKYLQGQQEQRALNKRALSLINGVLGEAFGKVYVEKYFTPEAKAQMLTYIDYLKKSFGVHINGLTWMSSTTKQKALEKLNKFTVKIAYPDKWKDYSKLVLKSDKDGGSLYSNLKNVESWHYDKEIEKVGKPVDKTEWGMSPQTVNAYYNPVNNEIVFPAAILQPPFFNPDADAAVNFGGIGAVIGHEMTHGFDDSGAQFDGDGNLTDWWTAEDKTNFEKATKSLAAQYDKYEPAKDVHVNGTFTNGENIADLGGVNIAYDALQMYLKDKGNPGKIDGYTPDQRFFLSWATVWRTLSTDKYLTNQVKTDPHSPGFFRSFGPLVNTEAFYKAFDVKEGDKLYKKPEERIKIW
- a CDS encoding Na+/H+ antiporter, translating into MKIAYPIFLVLAGLIISLLPGIPEIELDPELVFLIFLPPLLYEAAWYTSWNDFWKWKRPIALLAFGLVFATSLIIAYLSQALIPGFTLALGFLLGGIVSPPDAVAATTVLKGLPVPKRIISILEGESLVNDASSLIVFRFALAAILTGSFSMHEATGQFFLVAGMGIVVGLIGAGIMYLIHRYLPTTSAIDAALTIMTPYILYLGAEQFHFSGVMAVVTGGLFISYRSHEIFKNGNTRLNMLGVWTTVIFVMNAMVFILIGLSLPSIIRGLEEASLIQGIKYGVIISAVVIAIRFLWIYPAAFVPRWLFKSVRKEQSPGWKGPLVIGWAGMRGVVSLATALSIPFVMDDGSPFPHRNLILLITFIVIFITLVVQGLTLPFIVRKLNMPSMDVVLPQEQQEAQIQIRLNRLALNHINSNYGDVVNKSNLLKNYHSQISIETENTENQLDLLECNNCTTQEIDKFAEILKEIYAKQRIDIFQMRREKYYDDEEIRKAELQLDLNDLKLNPNFH
- a CDS encoding bestrophin family protein, with protein sequence MHTGKRYSPLEFFKWTKQATFCLFIISSIATVLYYFGWKFLALPWQPIAIIATAVAFIVGFKNNASYNRIWEARQIYGAIINDSRSFAYSVRDALGGKESDVVKRIFYRHFAWLTAVRFQLREPRSWENVDNDGNSNFRKGRYEIPELNSNLSDELKSFLSTEEHQYILSKKNKATQLTALQSEDFAKLKKEGKINDFQWTLLQQSIIKFTDNQGKAERIKNFPYPRNFASITTYLLFIFVVLAPFGLLKEMDKLGDGTFLEGFTIWFNIPFAAMITWAFHTLDTVGESSVNPFEGSANDIPITQISRTIEIDMRDMLDEKDLPAPILPQNNIVL
- a CDS encoding immunity 17 family protein, with protein sequence MDYLEQAQQYISDQKHGFEYFAVMLGIFFAWSAIGNWNWFYDPPYSSVKNPIGFWFGRKAFRVTIFIFGIVLIAGAVWLLI
- a CDS encoding SMI1/KNR4 family protein is translated as MNRRNNKPELVNKVIKVMDNSKLFTEEIEYLQKTEDSDDECNGQRETYDEFTINKIKGEYLNVPEDYWTYLKEIGWGSFGDGTYMIYSAPTSLEELGLGEAYLNISANYKFFGDNLSGDLAGFDLSNPNDEVIEFWHEDVEIEITKKTFRQYIRQQIGLKPKKN
- a CDS encoding WG repeat-containing protein; the encoded protein is MKIYLFFVHLLIHLSISAQAVPELYPANDRQTGHLGYYLEDGTNVVKPQFCSASYNTDGYYLVSKAEHKFDEYGRRDQNHIPGTEKFGLLDGKGNFIIDLNNDYEGIGVGDSVIYVIKNNLYGTVNDKNEIVIPIEYSTLEIDDKNRIRAQKKNKYGVINHLNKIIIPFQYDFIGSTMPDGKGFLAIVRTENKTSVINQDNQLIVPLTKYSLMDLYKTVMVASNNEKFGVLDYKLNPILPFEFESIYVEENEIKAYKDEYRYVYSLKGELIKKENISEGVKMVN